The following coding sequences are from one Saccopteryx bilineata isolate mSacBil1 chromosome 3, mSacBil1_pri_phased_curated, whole genome shotgun sequence window:
- the PLEKHF2 gene encoding pleckstrin homology domain-containing family F member 2 translates to MVDRLANSEANTRRINIVENCFGAAGQPLTIPGRVLIGEGVLTKLCRKKPKARQFFLFNDILVYGNIVIQKKKYNKQHIIPLENVTIDSIKDEGDLRNGWLIKTPTKSFAVYAATATEKSEWMNHINKCVTDLLSKSGKTPSNEHAAVWVPDSEATVCMRCQKAKFTPVNRRHHCRKCGFVVCGPCSEKRFLLPSQSSKPVRICDFCYDLLSTGDMAACQPTRSDSYSQSLKSPLNDVSDDDDDDDSSD, encoded by the coding sequence ATGGTGGATCGCTTGGCAAACAGTGAAGCAAATACAAGACGTATAAATATAGTGGAAAACTGTTTTGGAGCAGCTGGTCAACCCTTAACTATACCTGGACGGGTTCTTATTGGAGAAGGTGTATTGACTAAGTTGTGCAGAAAAAAGCCCAAAGCAAGacagtttttcttatttaatgatATTCTTGTATACGGCAATATTGTCatccagaagaagaaatataacaaACAACATATTATTCCCCTGGAAAATGTCACTATTGATTCCATCAAAGATGAGGGAGATTTGAGGAATGGATGGCTTATCAAGACACCAACTAAATCATTTGCAGTTTATGCTGCCACTGCCACTGAGAAATCGGAATGGATGAATCACATAAATAAATGTGTTACTGATTTACTCTCCAAAAGTGGGAAGACACCCAGTAATGAACATGCTGCTGTTTGGGTTCCTGACTCTGAGGCAACTGTATGTATGCGATGTCAGAAAGCAAAATTCACACCTGTTAATCGACGTCACCATTGCCGCAAATGTGGTTTTGTTGTCTGTGGGCCCTGCTCTGAAAAGAGGTTTCTTCTTCCCAGTCAGTCTTCTAAGCCTGTGAGGATTTGTGACTTCTGCTACGACCTGCTTTCTACTGGGGACATGGCTGCGTGCCAGCCTACTAGATCGGACTCTTACAGTCAGTCATTGAAGTCTCCTTTAAACGATGTATCTGATGATGACGACGATGATGATAGCAGTGACTAA